From a region of the Synechococcus sp. PCC 7335 genome:
- a CDS encoding DUF928 domain-containing protein, whose amino-acid sequence MKHWFLGAIRAAVLVIATAWVRMDVANAIPFTPPADNSAPRSATGGASRGSFFTPPADNSAPRSATGGASRDNFFTPPTGSSAPRDTASGASRGDFLMLPPEATSPGSAEAAPQGLPIGQNEAGATSSSNASSNLGGVIPTTIASPTAESMLAVVPSSFYGTTLEARPTILVYVPASDTDTAVFSLKNEAKHTIYQMTLAVPKRGGVVAVEMPDEAPELVVSENYQWYVALHVEGELTPGSPFVDGWIKRIEPSAELMLALAHGEGLSNVKTLAQNGVWYDTVAQLARLQGGAQDNQAIANHWYELLESVGLADIATEPIVISLDQR is encoded by the coding sequence ATGAAACATTGGTTCTTAGGAGCTATCAGAGCTGCTGTACTTGTGATTGCCACAGCCTGGGTACGGATGGACGTTGCCAATGCGATTCCATTTACTCCCCCAGCTGATAATTCGGCCCCTCGTTCGGCAACCGGAGGCGCTTCGAGAGGTAGCTTCTTTACTCCGCCAGCTGATAACTCGGCCCCTCGTTCGGCAACCGGAGGCGCCTCTCGCGACAACTTCTTCACTCCCCCCACAGGTAGCAGTGCGCCGCGAGATACCGCAAGCGGAGCCTCTCGCGGAGACTTTCTTATGCTCCCGCCTGAGGCCACCTCCCCAGGGTCAGCCGAAGCAGCCCCTCAAGGGTTGCCTATAGGGCAAAATGAGGCAGGCGCTACAAGCAGCAGTAACGCGAGCAGCAACCTCGGTGGGGTAATACCAACTACCATTGCATCACCGACCGCCGAGTCCATGCTGGCGGTAGTGCCTAGTAGTTTCTATGGCACTACCTTAGAAGCAAGGCCGACTATTCTGGTCTACGTACCAGCTTCTGATACCGATACCGCCGTCTTTAGCTTGAAAAACGAAGCTAAGCATACGATCTATCAAATGACCCTAGCGGTGCCAAAGCGCGGCGGTGTAGTGGCCGTGGAAATGCCAGATGAAGCACCTGAACTTGTGGTTTCAGAAAACTATCAATGGTATGTAGCCTTGCATGTGGAGGGCGAGCTAACCCCGGGTAGTCCCTTTGTGGATGGTTGGATAAAGCGGATTGAGCCTAGTGCTGAACTGATGCTAGCGTTGGCCCATGGTGAGGGCTTATCGAACGTTAAAACGTTAGCGCAAAATGGTGTCTGGTATGACACTGTCGCGCAACTCGCTCGTTTACAGGGCGGTGCCCAAGATAATCAGGCGATCGCCAATCACTGGTATGAGCTTCTCGAATCAGTTGGGCTAGCAGATATTGCGACTGAGCCAATTGTGATATCGCTAGACCAGCGCTAA
- a CDS encoding CHASE2 domain-containing protein: MWSKIRAFVHRTRSVYVVATTVAFAVIAGDALSLFSTVEWEIRDSFFRFRPVESVDPNIVVVTIDEQDIQAAGDWPVPDALLAELLQKINQHSPRAVGLDIYRDLPEDPGHEALVNTFQSMPNLIGVEKIFGNRVNPPPALEERDQVGLADLVLDGDRKIRRALLTGTDDQEDSQIKAGLATRVALKYLETEGIELTPVDTERQQFLLGKASFLPLRPNEAGYSKQTLGGYQILMNWRGRADAFITVSMADVLSNQVEPDVMQDRMVFIGSTATSINDLFETPYNSLHNSDQGVMAGVFIHANIASQLTQSALTGRRGISGLSRLQQAVGILIWSLLGALSSWTISSKQRSQQQYHFHRNVLLNALLTVFCMSGLLFGGAYLAFLQGWLLPVAAPFLAFLMSGVITTNVYRQQALQATNSELQLALDELQQSKLQLVQNEKMSALGNLVAGVAHEINNPIGFLSGSISNAEGYFQDLKEHIEVYQTEYSQPTEKVQDHAEEIDLDYIYTDFPKLLGSMEDAMDRIIAISKSLRSFSRADTKDKVSADLHEGLDSTLLILKYRLKANEQRPAIEVVKDYGDLPLVDCFLGQLNQVFMNLLANAIDIFDEAAQQLSFEALKERSQTITIKTALRAERNAVEICIGDNGKGMSEAVKEKIFDHLFTTKAVGKGTGLGLSIARQIVTEAHGGNLSVQSELGKGTEFTIQLPL, translated from the coding sequence ATGTGGTCAAAAATTCGAGCTTTCGTACACCGCACCCGCAGTGTTTATGTGGTGGCCACTACGGTTGCTTTTGCAGTGATTGCTGGCGATGCGCTGTCTCTTTTTAGCACTGTGGAATGGGAAATCAGAGATAGCTTCTTCCGGTTTCGCCCGGTTGAGAGCGTTGATCCAAACATCGTAGTTGTCACCATTGATGAGCAAGATATTCAAGCGGCTGGAGACTGGCCAGTTCCCGATGCTTTGTTAGCCGAGCTGCTACAAAAGATAAACCAACATTCCCCTCGTGCCGTTGGCTTAGATATCTACCGAGATTTACCTGAAGACCCCGGCCATGAGGCGCTCGTCAACACTTTTCAGTCAATGCCTAACCTAATTGGGGTTGAAAAGATCTTTGGCAATCGGGTTAATCCGCCGCCTGCACTTGAAGAACGAGATCAAGTCGGGCTAGCCGATTTAGTGTTAGATGGCGATCGCAAAATCCGTCGGGCCTTACTCACCGGTACCGATGACCAAGAAGATAGCCAGATCAAGGCTGGGTTGGCTACGCGGGTTGCGCTGAAGTATCTGGAGACAGAAGGAATTGAGCTGACACCAGTAGATACCGAGCGGCAACAGTTTCTGCTGGGTAAAGCTTCCTTTCTTCCGCTACGGCCAAACGAAGCAGGCTATTCAAAGCAAACCTTAGGGGGTTATCAGATACTGATGAACTGGCGGGGTCGAGCGGATGCTTTTATCACCGTCTCGATGGCTGACGTACTCAGCAACCAAGTAGAGCCCGATGTTATGCAAGACCGCATGGTTTTCATTGGCAGCACAGCCACAAGCATAAACGATCTTTTTGAGACACCCTACAACAGCTTACACAACTCCGATCAAGGGGTTATGGCAGGTGTGTTTATTCACGCTAACATTGCCAGTCAATTAACCCAAAGCGCGCTGACTGGTCGTCGAGGGATATCCGGATTATCCAGACTACAGCAGGCGGTTGGGATATTGATATGGTCTTTGCTGGGCGCTCTCAGCAGCTGGACTATCTCTTCCAAGCAGCGCTCCCAACAGCAGTACCATTTTCATAGAAATGTTTTGCTCAATGCCTTGCTCACAGTTTTCTGTATGAGCGGTTTGTTATTCGGCGGGGCTTATCTAGCGTTTCTACAGGGATGGCTCCTACCGGTTGCGGCTCCGTTTTTAGCTTTTTTGATGAGTGGCGTAATTACCACAAATGTTTACCGACAGCAGGCACTTCAAGCAACAAATAGTGAGCTGCAGCTCGCCTTAGATGAATTGCAACAGTCCAAACTACAGCTAGTGCAAAATGAAAAAATGTCTGCTCTAGGAAATTTGGTCGCGGGTGTTGCCCACGAAATCAACAACCCGATTGGTTTTCTAAGTGGTAGTATTTCGAATGCTGAAGGCTATTTTCAAGATCTAAAAGAGCATATAGAGGTCTATCAGACAGAATACTCTCAGCCGACTGAGAAGGTACAAGACCATGCTGAAGAGATTGACTTGGACTATATCTATACGGACTTTCCGAAGTTATTGGGTTCGATGGAAGATGCGATGGATCGAATTATCGCTATCAGCAAGAGCTTACGAAGCTTTTCTCGGGCAGATACTAAAGATAAAGTCAGTGCAGATTTGCATGAAGGACTCGATAGTACGCTACTTATCTTGAAGTATCGCCTTAAGGCGAATGAGCAGCGCCCTGCGATTGAAGTTGTCAAAGACTATGGCGACTTACCTCTTGTTGACTGTTTTTTAGGTCAGCTTAATCAGGTGTTTATGAATCTTTTAGCGAACGCGATTGATATCTTTGACGAGGCTGCTCAACAACTATCCTTCGAAGCGCTGAAAGAGCGATCGCAGACGATTACGATAAAAACAGCGTTACGCGCTGAGAGGAATGCAGTAGAGATTTGCATCGGCGACAATGGTAAAGGGATGTCGGAAGCGGTCAAAGAAAAAATATTTGACCACTTGTTTACGACCAAAGCAGTTGGGAAGGGAACAGGTCTTGGTCTTTCTATCGCTCGACAAATCGTTACCGAAGCCCACGGCGGCAACTTGTCTGTGCAGTCTGAGCTTGGTAAGGGAACCGAATTTACAATTCAGCTACCCCTTTAG
- a CDS encoding IS6 family transposase codes for MFRCKQCRRTFNERTDSPFNFIEVPTDIIFQVLLCRVRYKLSYRDVAEFFLLRGFQFTHETVRFWEERFLPYFTDQIRTKRKGKVGKIWLIDETYVRVKRAWCYLYRGIDEDGNLVDVRLSKTRDMAGTKAFFAQAIGLHEDSPEKVATDGWASYPRAIKEELGKGTEHEVRLCTANPVEQSHRRIKHRYYPTLGFGEFDAAQRFCRAVDEVGNFLRPQSRMTEFVCLSERRQRFVKGIEELEALFKAA; via the coding sequence ATGTTTCGGTGCAAGCAGTGTCGCCGGACTTTCAATGAGCGCACGGATAGCCCCTTCAATTTTATCGAAGTTCCCACCGATATTATCTTTCAGGTGTTGCTCTGCCGCGTCCGCTATAAGCTCAGCTATCGGGATGTAGCCGAGTTCTTTCTGCTGAGAGGCTTCCAATTCACCCATGAAACAGTGCGGTTTTGGGAGGAACGGTTTTTGCCTTATTTTACCGACCAAATACGGACAAAGCGAAAGGGTAAAGTCGGTAAGATCTGGTTGATTGACGAGACCTATGTTCGAGTAAAAAGAGCGTGGTGCTATCTCTACAGGGGCATTGATGAGGATGGCAACCTGGTAGACGTCCGTCTCAGCAAAACTCGTGATATGGCTGGAACCAAAGCCTTTTTTGCCCAGGCCATCGGCCTTCACGAGGACTCACCCGAGAAGGTAGCCACCGATGGTTGGGCATCCTATCCTCGGGCAATCAAAGAAGAATTGGGCAAGGGCACTGAGCACGAGGTTCGACTCTGCACCGCCAATCCTGTAGAGCAGAGCCATCGGCGAATCAAGCACCGTTATTACCCAACCCTGGGCTTCGGCGAGTTCGATGCGGCCCAGCGGTTCTGCCGAGCGGTAGATGAAGTGGGAAACTTTTTGAGGCCGCAATCGCGCATGACAGAGTTCGTATGTCTCAGTGAGCGTAGGCAAAGATTCGTCAAAGGGATCGAGGAATTAGAAGCGTTATTCAAGGCTGCTTAG
- a CDS encoding tetratricopeptide repeat protein, whose amino-acid sequence MNCGYSVLTNSEALVSLDTALEIDSNNIMAWNNRGHLLIVLGRYKEALDNLNKALEIDPGYSSAWHNQGENVRTG is encoded by the coding sequence GTGAATTGTGGCTACTCAGTCCTGACAAATTCAGAAGCGCTTGTTTCTCTTGATACCGCCTTAGAAATTGATTCCAATAATATTATGGCCTGGAATAACAGAGGCCACCTACTAATCGTACTAGGACGATATAAAGAGGCGCTCGACAATCTGAACAAAGCCCTAGAAATAGACCCTGGCTATTCTTCCGCCTGGCATAACCAAGGTGAAAATGTCAGAACTGGGTAG
- a CDS encoding IS6 family transposase: MFRCKRCRRTFNQRTDTPFNFVEVPTDIIFQVLLCRVRYKLSYRDVAEFFLLRGFQFTHETARDWEERFLPHFTEQIRTKRKGKVGKLWMIDETYVKVCGQWCYLYRGIDEDGNLVDVRLSKTRDMAGTKAFFAQAIDLHEDAPDKVATDGLASYPRAIEEDLGEKVQHEVRPCTANPVEQSHRRIKRRYYPTLGFGEFEAAQRFCRAVDEVGNFLRPRSRMAEFVCLGDRRAQLLKGVEELEDLFQAS, encoded by the coding sequence GCCATTTAATTTTGTGGAAGTCCCAACAGACATTATCTTCCAGGTGTTGCTCTGCCGCGTCCGCTATAAGCTCAGCTATCGGGATGTGGCTGAGTTCTTTTTGCTTAGAGGCTTTCAGTTTACCCACGAAACTGCAAGGGATTGGGAGGAACGTTTCCTACCTCATTTTACAGAGCAGATTAGAACAAAGCGAAAGGGCAAAGTCGGCAAATTATGGATGATTGACGAGACTTACGTGAAAGTCTGTGGGCAGTGGTGCTACCTCTACCGAGGCATTGATGAAGATGGCAATCTGGTAGACGTTCGCCTTAGCAAAACTCGCGACATGGCTGGCACCAAAGCCTTCTTTGCTCAAGCCATCGATCTGCACGAGGACGCTCCTGACAAGGTCGCGACCGATGGCTTAGCATCTTACCCACGGGCGATTGAAGAAGACTTAGGTGAGAAAGTTCAGCATGAAGTCCGCCCCTGCACAGCCAATCCAGTTGAACAAAGTCATCGGCGCATCAAACGCCGCTATTATCCAACCCTGGGGTTCGGTGAGTTTGAGGCTGCGCAGAGATTTTGCAGAGCAGTCGATGAAGTTGGCAACTTCCTGAGGCCTCGTAGCCGAATGGCAGAATTCGTGTGCCTTGGCGATCGCAGAGCGCAGTTACTGAAGGGAGTTGAAGAATTGGAAGATCTGTTCCAAGCTTCCTAA